A genomic stretch from Pseudomonas mendocina includes:
- a CDS encoding phosphate ABC transporter substrate-binding protein PstS family protein: MKLKRLMAAMTFVAAGVTTAAAVAAVDPALPSYTKTSGVSGNLSSVGSDSLANLMTLWAESFKKEYPSVNIQIQAAGSSTAPIALIEGTANLGPMSRPMKDSEIQAFEEKYGYKPTAIPVAIDALAVFVHKDNPIKSLDLAQVDAIFSSTRLCGAPSDIKTWGDLGLTGEWAAKPIQLFGRNSVSGTYGYFKEEALCKGDYKTNVNEQPGSASVVQSISSTLNAIGYSGIGYRTSSVKAVPLSKKGGEAFEANETNALAGKFPLARFFYVYVNKAPNKPLSPLDAEFVKLVLSKQGQEVVVKDGYIPLPSKVVEKTKKELGL; encoded by the coding sequence ATGAAACTCAAGCGTTTGATGGCGGCTATGACTTTTGTCGCCGCTGGCGTCACCACCGCCGCTGCGGTTGCTGCTGTTGATCCGGCTCTGCCGAGCTACACCAAGACTTCAGGCGTATCGGGCAACCTGTCCAGTGTCGGTTCCGACTCGCTGGCCAACCTGATGACCCTGTGGGCTGAGTCCTTCAAAAAAGAATACCCAAGCGTCAACATCCAGATTCAGGCTGCCGGTTCCTCTACCGCGCCAATCGCACTGATCGAAGGCACCGCCAATCTTGGCCCGATGAGCCGTCCGATGAAAGATTCGGAAATTCAGGCGTTTGAAGAAAAGTACGGCTACAAGCCGACTGCAATCCCGGTCGCCATTGATGCCTTGGCTGTGTTCGTACACAAAGACAACCCGATCAAGAGCCTCGACTTGGCTCAGGTTGATGCCATCTTCTCCAGCACCCGCCTGTGCGGTGCGCCGTCCGATATCAAAACCTGGGGTGACCTGGGTCTGACTGGCGAGTGGGCTGCCAAACCGATCCAGCTGTTCGGCCGTAACTCGGTATCCGGTACTTATGGCTACTTCAAAGAAGAAGCGCTGTGTAAGGGCGACTACAAAACCAACGTGAACGAGCAGCCTGGTTCTGCTTCCGTGGTGCAGTCGATCTCCAGCACCCTGAACGCCATCGGCTACTCGGGTATTGGTTACAGAACGTCCAGTGTTAAGGCTGTTCCACTGTCCAAGAAAGGCGGTGAGGCGTTCGAGGCCAACGAGACTAACGCTCTGGCAGGTAAATTCCCGCTGGCACGCTTCTTCTACGTCTACGTGAACAAGGCCCCAAACAAGCCGCTGAGCCCGCTGGATGCAGAGTTCGTGAAACTGGTTCTGTCCAAGCAAGGTCAGGAAGTGGTTGTAAAAGATGGCTACATCCCGCTGCCATCTAAAGTGGTTGAGAAAACCAAGAAGGAGCTGGGCCTGTAA
- a CDS encoding D-hexose-6-phosphate mutarotase has translation MPRPSVERIQLDELTCWQIRHADKELLISQQGAQILSYKENGRPLVWLSDQAAFKQGQPVRGGVPICWPWFANLEHNPEPVQTMHNQPSSATAHGFVRSLGWQLQGIETEGNGVRLDFVFDTRLHPQPDWPYAAQLHFQVRLDDRLHMALTTCNLSDTTLRYSQALHSYFAVSDIRQVKIEGLQGHSYLDCLDGWSRKHQTDEPVFSAETDRVYLDTPAAIAIIDDPWGRKINLLSSGSRSAVVWNPWTEKSLRLTQFAHNAWQGMLCIEHANAAEDFQALESGEQHTLSVSIWSS, from the coding sequence ATGCCCCGCCCCAGCGTTGAACGCATCCAACTTGATGAACTGACCTGCTGGCAAATCCGCCACGCAGATAAGGAGCTGCTGATCAGCCAGCAAGGTGCGCAGATCCTCTCTTACAAGGAGAACGGCCGCCCTCTGGTCTGGCTGAGTGACCAAGCAGCCTTCAAACAAGGTCAACCTGTGCGCGGAGGTGTACCGATCTGCTGGCCGTGGTTTGCCAACCTTGAACATAACCCGGAGCCGGTTCAGACGATGCACAATCAGCCCTCCAGCGCTACGGCCCACGGCTTTGTCCGCAGCCTTGGCTGGCAACTGCAAGGCATCGAAACCGAGGGTAATGGCGTGCGCCTGGATTTCGTTTTCGACACCCGTCTCCATCCGCAACCCGACTGGCCCTATGCGGCACAATTACATTTTCAAGTACGTCTGGATGATCGCCTGCACATGGCGCTGACCACCTGTAACCTAAGCGACACAACCCTTCGCTACAGTCAGGCCCTGCACAGCTATTTTGCCGTGAGCGATATCCGCCAAGTGAAGATCGAAGGCTTACAAGGCCATAGCTACCTTGATTGCCTTGATGGCTGGTCACGCAAACACCAAACCGATGAGCCTGTGTTTAGCGCAGAGACTGACCGAGTCTACCTGGATACTCCAGCGGCCATCGCCATCATCGACGATCCGTGGGGGCGGAAAATTAACCTGCTCAGCAGCGGCTCCCGCTCTGCCGTCGTCTGGAACCCCTGGACCGAGAAAAGCTTGCGCTTAACACAATTTGCCCACAACGCTTGGCAAGGCATGCTGTGTATCGAACATGCCAATGCTGCGGAGGATTTCCAAGCACTTGAGAGCGGAGAACAGCACACACTGAGCGTCAGTATTTGGAGTAGCTAG
- a CDS encoding acyl-CoA thioesterase, with the protein MQDFEQEDPIPQGDLALQITALPRETNGFGDIYGGWLVSQMDLAGTAMASKVAGGRVATVAIDRMAFLVPVAVGAQLSFYTQTLDVGRSSIQMLVEVWSDDPLSSEWRKVTEAVFVFVAIDGSGRTRPVPRR; encoded by the coding sequence ATGCAAGATTTCGAACAGGAAGACCCAATCCCCCAGGGCGATCTGGCCCTGCAAATCACCGCACTGCCGCGTGAAACCAATGGTTTCGGCGACATTTACGGCGGTTGGCTGGTATCTCAGATGGATCTGGCGGGCACTGCCATGGCCAGCAAAGTAGCAGGTGGTCGTGTTGCTACAGTCGCTATCGACCGCATGGCTTTTCTGGTCCCAGTCGCTGTTGGCGCACAACTGTCCTTCTATACCCAAACCTTGGACGTAGGCCGCAGCTCGATTCAAATGCTGGTCGAGGTCTGGAGCGACGACCCGCTATCCAGCGAGTGGCGCAAGGTTACAGAGGCCGTTTTCGTATTCGTGGCCATTGATGGCAGCGGTCGCACTCGTCCGGTTCCTCGCCGCTAA
- the pstB gene encoding phosphate ABC transporter ATP-binding protein PstB, producing MQLEAQTHGIDISALGRERQGLDLSKESVAIDVPGLNLYYGEKQALFDVKMSIPKQRVTAFIGPSGCGKSTLLRTFNRMNDLVDGCRVEGEINIDGTNIYRKGEDVAELRRRVGMVFQKPNPFPKSIYENVVYGLRIQGINQRRVLDEAVEWSLKSAALWDEVKDRLHDSALGLSGGQQQRLVIARTVAVQPEVLLLDEPCSALDPISTLKVEELIYELKSKYTIVIVTHNMQQAARVSDYTAFMYMGKLIEFGDTDTLFTNPAKKQTEDYITGRYG from the coding sequence ATGCAACTCGAAGCACAAACCCACGGTATCGACATCTCCGCACTGGGCCGCGAGCGCCAGGGGCTGGACCTGAGCAAGGAAAGCGTAGCCATCGATGTACCGGGCCTGAACCTGTACTACGGCGAAAAACAGGCGCTGTTCGACGTCAAAATGAGCATTCCGAAGCAGCGCGTCACCGCCTTCATCGGCCCGTCCGGCTGCGGTAAGTCCACGCTGCTGCGTACCTTCAACCGCATGAATGATCTGGTTGACGGTTGCCGTGTCGAAGGCGAGATCAATATCGACGGCACCAACATCTACCGCAAAGGCGAAGATGTTGCCGAGCTGCGTCGTCGTGTCGGTATGGTGTTCCAGAAGCCTAACCCGTTCCCGAAAAGCATCTACGAAAACGTGGTCTACGGCCTGCGTATTCAAGGCATCAACCAGCGCCGTGTGCTGGATGAGGCGGTTGAGTGGTCGCTGAAAAGTGCTGCCCTGTGGGACGAGGTGAAAGACCGTCTGCACGACTCGGCGCTGGGCCTGTCCGGTGGTCAGCAGCAGCGTCTGGTGATCGCCCGCACCGTCGCGGTACAGCCAGAAGTGCTGCTGCTCGATGAGCCATGCTCGGCACTCGACCCGATCTCCACCCTGAAAGTGGAAGAGCTGATCTACGAGCTGAAGTCCAAGTACACCATCGTCATCGTGACCCACAACATGCAGCAAGCGGCGCGGGTTTCTGACTACACCGCGTTCATGTACATGGGCAAACTGATTGAGTTTGGCGACACAGATACGCTGTTCACCAATCCGGCCAAGAAGCAGACTGAAGACTACATCACCGGCCGTTACGGCTAA
- a CDS encoding TRAP transporter large permease subunit translates to MAEVMAILLFVSICVALMAGYPVAFTLAGVSLLFAGIGIVSGTFDASYLSALPNRLFGIMNNQTMLAVPLFVFMGVMLEKSRVAEDLLESMSRLFGSLRGGLMISVCLVGALLAASTGIVGATVVTMGLLALPTLLKRGYDPAVATGTLAATGTLGQIIPPSIVLVLLGDVMSSAYQQAQLKMGIFSPKTVSVGDLFMGALLPGLLLIGLYIAYLALMTLLKPEKMPAVPKEELGALHWGKLLGSLMPPLFLIAAVLGSILAGVATPTEAAAIGAVGATLLALFKGQLTITQLRNVAYSTTDISCMVFLILIGASLFSLVFRGFGGETVIEEVFQQLPGGVLGAFFLVMLVIFLLGFILDFIEIIFVVVPIVGPVLLAMGLDPVWLGVMIALNLQTSFLTPPLGFSLFYLRGVTPQSISTTTMYRGVIPFIAIQLLLLVIVYLFPSLVTWLPQQVYGN, encoded by the coding sequence ATGGCTGAAGTCATGGCGATTCTGCTGTTTGTCAGCATCTGCGTGGCATTAATGGCTGGCTACCCGGTTGCCTTCACCCTGGCAGGGGTATCCCTGTTGTTCGCCGGTATCGGCATTGTTAGCGGCACATTCGATGCCAGTTATCTCAGCGCACTGCCCAACCGCCTGTTTGGCATCATGAATAACCAGACCATGCTGGCGGTGCCGCTGTTTGTCTTTATGGGAGTGATGCTGGAAAAGAGCCGTGTGGCTGAAGACTTGCTGGAGTCCATGTCACGCCTGTTCGGCAGCCTACGCGGTGGCCTGATGATTTCTGTGTGCTTAGTCGGCGCCCTGCTCGCCGCAAGCACCGGCATCGTCGGCGCCACTGTCGTCACCATGGGCCTGCTGGCTTTGCCGACCCTACTCAAACGCGGGTACGACCCGGCCGTCGCCACCGGAACCCTCGCTGCTACCGGCACGTTAGGACAGATCATTCCACCATCAATCGTCTTGGTTCTGCTGGGCGACGTAATGTCCAGCGCCTATCAACAAGCGCAGCTGAAAATGGGCATCTTCAGCCCCAAAACAGTTTCCGTTGGTGATCTGTTTATGGGCGCACTGCTGCCCGGCCTGCTGTTGATCGGCCTGTATATCGCTTACTTAGCTCTCATGACATTACTCAAGCCCGAGAAGATGCCTGCCGTACCCAAAGAAGAACTGGGTGCTCTGCATTGGGGCAAGCTGCTGGGCTCCCTGATGCCGCCGCTGTTTCTCATCGCAGCTGTACTCGGCTCCATCCTAGCGGGCGTAGCCACCCCCACAGAAGCGGCCGCCATTGGGGCAGTCGGTGCAACCCTGCTGGCGCTGTTTAAAGGTCAGCTAACTATCACGCAACTGCGAAATGTTGCCTACAGCACCACCGACATCAGCTGCATGGTCTTTCTGATCCTTATCGGCGCCTCGCTTTTCTCCCTGGTATTCCGTGGCTTTGGCGGCGAAACAGTGATCGAAGAGGTGTTCCAGCAACTCCCCGGCGGCGTTCTCGGTGCCTTCTTTTTAGTCATGCTGGTGATCTTTCTGCTGGGCTTTATCCTCGACTTTATCGAAATCATCTTTGTCGTCGTGCCCATTGTCGGTCCTGTGCTGCTGGCCATGGGTCTGGACCCCGTGTGGCTGGGTGTCATGATCGCCCTGAACCTACAAACCTCCTTCCTGACCCCGCCGCTTGGCTTCTCACTGTTCTATCTACGCGGCGTCACACCCCAGAGCATTTCAACTACCACCATGTACCGAGGCGTGATTCCCTTTATCGCCATCCAACTTCTGCTGCTGGTGATTGTCTACCTGTTCCCGTCGCTGGTTACCTGGCTGCCCCAACAGGTGTACGGTAACTGA
- the pstA gene encoding phosphate ABC transporter permease PstA translates to MKQQNLKTWFKSGSPWIWMNAGAVSIAVIMTLGLLMVIAVRGLGHFWPADIVEADYQVPGEPAKVMAGEIIQVEEVPRARLAASGLPVDVKGGEFMTRELLKVGNRDVYGADFTWVVGEWLSNSRTPASLTAFERREWGNFYGYIVNVKENGNVVAEGDAAWAELTQRIDRVTELHKQLVRLEKKDIGEVNAALERIRLSERGLELKGQLDDAARAEFNAERDQWHKHYQSLEGELLALREAYNRDSVTVKTADGREVSFTLGHVVRAFQPNNMSFMEKLGFYFSKLWEFVSDEPREANTEGGIFPAIFGTVMMTLIMAVIVTPFGVIAAIYLREYAKQGPLTRVIRIAVNNLAGVPAIVYGVFGLGFFVYVLGGSLDRIFFPEAAPAPTFGTPGLMWASLTLAILTLPVVIVATEEGLSRIPRAVREGSLALGATKVETLWRVVLPMASPAMMTGLILAVARAAGEVAPLMLVGVVKLAPSLPLDGNYPYLHLDQKIMHLGFHIYDVGFQSPNVEAARPLVYATALLLVLVIISLNFSAVFIRNHLREKYKALDH, encoded by the coding sequence GTGAAACAGCAGAATCTTAAAACCTGGTTCAAGAGCGGCTCACCGTGGATCTGGATGAACGCCGGTGCGGTGTCCATTGCAGTGATCATGACTCTGGGTCTGTTGATGGTGATCGCCGTACGTGGCCTCGGCCACTTCTGGCCGGCTGACATAGTCGAAGCGGATTACCAAGTGCCGGGTGAACCGGCCAAGGTGATGGCCGGGGAGATCATTCAAGTTGAAGAAGTCCCGCGCGCACGTCTCGCTGCTTCAGGCTTGCCAGTTGACGTAAAAGGCGGCGAGTTTATGACTCGCGAGTTACTCAAGGTGGGTAACCGTGATGTGTACGGCGCAGACTTCACGTGGGTCGTTGGTGAGTGGCTGAGTAACTCCCGTACACCCGCAAGCCTGACGGCTTTTGAGCGCCGTGAGTGGGGTAACTTTTATGGATACATCGTCAACGTTAAGGAAAATGGCAACGTTGTTGCTGAGGGTGATGCTGCTTGGGCAGAGCTGACTCAACGAATTGACCGGGTGACTGAGCTTCACAAGCAACTGGTGCGCCTGGAGAAGAAGGACATCGGTGAGGTCAATGCGGCGCTGGAGCGTATCCGTCTTTCCGAGCGTGGCCTTGAGTTGAAAGGGCAACTGGACGATGCAGCCCGTGCGGAGTTCAACGCTGAGCGTGACCAGTGGCACAAGCACTACCAGTCTTTGGAAGGGGAGCTGCTGGCGCTGCGTGAAGCCTACAACCGCGACAGCGTGACGGTGAAAACCGCCGATGGCCGTGAAGTGAGCTTCACCCTGGGGCATGTAGTGCGCGCTTTCCAGCCGAACAACATGAGCTTCATGGAAAAGCTTGGTTTCTACTTCAGCAAGCTCTGGGAGTTTGTCAGCGACGAACCCCGTGAAGCGAATACTGAGGGCGGTATCTTCCCGGCTATCTTCGGTACCGTGATGATGACCCTGATCATGGCCGTGATCGTGACGCCGTTTGGTGTGATCGCTGCCATCTACCTGCGCGAATACGCCAAGCAAGGCCCGCTGACCCGCGTGATCCGCATTGCGGTGAACAACCTGGCGGGTGTTCCGGCGATTGTGTACGGCGTATTTGGCCTGGGCTTCTTTGTTTATGTGCTGGGTGGCTCGCTCGACCGCATCTTCTTCCCAGAGGCTGCACCGGCGCCGACCTTTGGTACGCCGGGCCTGATGTGGGCTTCGCTGACTCTGGCCATCCTGACCCTACCGGTGGTGATTGTGGCCACTGAAGAAGGCCTGTCACGGATTCCTCGTGCGGTACGCGAAGGCTCCCTGGCGCTGGGTGCAACCAAGGTTGAAACCCTGTGGCGTGTGGTGCTGCCAATGGCCAGCCCGGCGATGATGACCGGCCTGATCCTGGCGGTGGCCCGTGCTGCGGGTGAAGTGGCTCCGCTGATGCTGGTGGGTGTGGTGAAACTGGCACCTTCGCTGCCGCTGGATGGCAACTACCCGTACCTGCACCTGGATCAGAAGATCATGCACCTGGGCTTCCATATTTATGACGTCGGCTTCCAGAGCCCGAACGTAGAAGCGGCACGCCCGCTGGTTTACGCCACGGCGCTGCTGTTGGTGCTGGTGATCATCTCGCTGAACTTCAGTGCGGTCTTTATCCGTAACCATCTACGCGAAAAGTACAAAGCGCTGGATCATTAA
- the tssA gene encoding type VI secretion system protein TssA, with product MTYSSKRSAHYLALAKQPINESSFAGEDVRYSAEYEALENELAKSGSVHQTTAIDWQKVIENSEALLSSQSKDLRVATWLTWGLFQRESFTGLHAGFTLVHYLCLNHWAELYPGKPRTRAAAIIWLIPRLEQTLAEHVPIGEHLSLFRSLAEQIRELEAFLSEQLGDNAPLLLPLYRRLEDLVKRASQTQAEPTVVSNAIAQVKQAATQILSPSSIIESERDAHKSLRQLQDLARPLCGYWLKQNASDLRALRLSRTLLWLPIDNLPERNGEQITSLRGIPIDKLKSYQERLLSGQYADLLVDLEASIARAPFWLDGQHLAWQCLQGMGAEHAMREVEIQLALFMQRMTGLETLRFHDGSPFADDQTRAWLITQVMPHVQNSSAEQLPSTASESAPAWDIALQQAITCLRKDGLKSAVQQIKTEMASARGERERFFWQLTLARLCYAAKKYDLARTQLEALDQLLHANGLSNWEPDLVLEVLRLRHSCCELLPQNNAVREEKDEIHRRLCHLDLEVVLD from the coding sequence ATGACCTATTCAAGCAAGCGCAGCGCCCATTATCTGGCGCTGGCCAAGCAACCTATTAACGAGAGTTCGTTTGCCGGTGAAGATGTTCGCTATTCAGCCGAATATGAAGCACTGGAAAATGAACTTGCCAAGTCCGGCTCTGTTCACCAGACGACCGCGATAGATTGGCAAAAAGTAATAGAAAACAGCGAGGCTCTGCTCAGTTCTCAATCGAAGGATTTACGTGTCGCCACCTGGCTGACCTGGGGGCTTTTCCAGCGCGAATCCTTCACCGGTCTGCATGCCGGTTTTACCCTCGTACACTACCTGTGCCTAAACCATTGGGCCGAGCTTTATCCCGGTAAACCACGTACCCGTGCCGCCGCCATCATCTGGCTGATTCCGCGCTTAGAACAGACGCTGGCAGAGCATGTTCCGATCGGCGAACACCTTTCTCTATTTCGCAGTCTGGCTGAACAAATACGCGAACTTGAAGCATTCCTGAGCGAGCAACTCGGCGATAACGCACCGCTCCTGCTGCCGTTATACCGACGCCTTGAAGATTTGGTAAAACGGGCCAGCCAGACCCAGGCTGAGCCCACTGTAGTCAGCAATGCGATTGCTCAGGTTAAACAGGCCGCCACCCAGATTCTCTCTCCCTCAAGCATCATTGAATCCGAACGTGATGCGCACAAAAGTTTGCGCCAGTTGCAAGATCTGGCACGTCCCTTGTGCGGCTACTGGCTAAAACAGAACGCCAGCGACCTACGTGCGCTACGTCTGTCCAGAACCTTACTATGGCTACCCATCGACAATTTGCCTGAACGCAACGGCGAACAGATCACCAGCCTTCGCGGCATCCCTATCGACAAACTCAAGAGCTACCAAGAACGCCTGTTAAGCGGCCAATACGCCGACCTGCTGGTTGATTTGGAGGCCAGCATTGCCCGTGCCCCATTCTGGTTAGACGGCCAACATCTGGCATGGCAATGCCTGCAAGGCATGGGCGCCGAGCACGCCATGCGTGAAGTGGAAATTCAGCTGGCCCTTTTCATGCAACGCATGACTGGGCTTGAAACACTTCGCTTCCACGATGGCTCTCCGTTTGCGGACGATCAGACGCGTGCGTGGCTCATCACGCAAGTTATGCCCCATGTTCAAAACAGTTCGGCAGAGCAGCTGCCCAGCACCGCCTCGGAAAGCGCTCCAGCCTGGGATATCGCACTGCAACAAGCCATTACCTGCCTACGCAAGGACGGCCTGAAGTCTGCCGTGCAACAGATCAAAACTGAAATGGCCAGCGCCCGCGGGGAGCGTGAACGCTTCTTCTGGCAATTGACGCTGGCCCGCCTGTGCTACGCCGCCAAGAAATACGACTTGGCCCGCACTCAACTTGAAGCACTTGACCAGCTGCTGCATGCCAATGGCCTCAGCAACTGGGAACCCGACCTCGTTCTTGAAGTACTGCGCCTGCGGCACAGTTGCTGCGAACTGCTTCCGCAGAACAACGCCGTGCGCGAAGAAAAAGACGAGATTCACCGCAGGTTGTGCCACCTCGATCTTGAAGTGGTACTGGACTAG
- a CDS encoding TRAP transporter small permease subunit yields MPATPNPALRAARLIDAVNAGFAKLCSWLTLFLVLGTTLVVILRYSFGIGATALQEAVLYAHGLVFMGCAAWALQRNAHVRVDIFYQRFSPRRQALVEITGTLLFLMPLCLFLGWASWDYIGNAWASREGSSETGGLKFVYLQKSIIMLLVVGLLLQGLSNVIKALCVLTGRLPADEVKHG; encoded by the coding sequence ATGCCTGCAACCCCCAACCCCGCCCTGCGAGCTGCCCGCTTGATTGATGCAGTCAACGCAGGTTTCGCCAAACTATGCAGCTGGCTGACCCTGTTTCTGGTTCTGGGCACCACGCTGGTGGTGATTCTCCGTTACAGCTTCGGCATCGGCGCCACCGCCCTTCAAGAGGCCGTGCTGTACGCACACGGTTTGGTCTTCATGGGGTGTGCTGCCTGGGCGCTCCAACGTAACGCCCATGTGCGGGTCGACATCTTCTATCAACGCTTCAGCCCACGCCGTCAGGCTCTGGTAGAGATTACCGGTACGCTGCTGTTCCTAATGCCGCTTTGCCTGTTTCTCGGCTGGGCCAGCTGGGACTACATCGGCAACGCATGGGCCAGCCGCGAAGGCTCCAGTGAAACAGGCGGACTGAAGTTCGTTTACCTGCAAAAGAGCATCATCATGCTGCTGGTAGTAGGGCTACTGCTGCAGGGTCTGTCCAATGTGATCAAGGCCCTGTGCGTACTGACTGGCCGCCTGCCGGCAGATGAGGTGAAACATGGCTGA
- a CDS encoding phosphate ABC transporter permease, with protein MNDLASKTMTASSKSLGLDFNTPALKRKRRLRALKDRMARWAVSIGGMAVLGAITLIFFYLAYVVLPMFQGASLDRGEAVDAPWLKNSGAPLLMTLEEQNQVAMRVDENGKVEFFNAESMQLLKTVELPVPDQVSITSVGKDQPGSNRVAVGLSNGQVLVLEHEYKITYPNDVKTISPSISYPFGETPIALDPKGRALDHVALNLNGGTLMLAGSVGAELEVVTLGREENLMTGEVTLSEERVSLPQLAEPIKELIIDPRQMWVYVINGRATADVFDMRSKSLNGRYKLLNDGQTEVTHVTSLLGGISLMVGDSRGGIQQWFMVRDEDGKSSLKLIRSFEMAGSPIVQILPEERRKGFMALDAKGNLGLFHSTAHRTLLVEPVADAQALAGLSPRANMMLVESAGTLRSITIDNPHPEISWSSLWGKVWYENYDEPAYVWQSTSASTDSEPKLSLAPLAFGTLKAAFYAMLLAAPLAIAAAIYTAYFMAPAMRRKVKPVIELMEALPTVILGFFAGLFLAPYVEGHLPGIFSLLIFTPFGILLTGYIWSRLPERIRLSVPDGWESALLIPVILLVGYISLSMSGHLENWLFDGNMRLWLSNDLGIAFDQRNALVVGLAMGFAVIPNIYSIAEDAVFSVPKSLTFGSLALGATPWQTLIRVVILTASPGIFSAVMIGMGRAVGETMIVLMATGNTAIMDMNIFEGLRTLAANVAVEMPESEVGGTHYRVLFLSALVLLTFTFVMNTLAELVRQRLRVKYASL; from the coding sequence ATGAATGACTTGGCTAGTAAAACCATGACCGCCTCAAGTAAATCTCTCGGGTTAGATTTCAATACCCCGGCCTTGAAGCGCAAGCGTCGCTTGCGTGCCCTGAAAGACCGCATGGCTCGCTGGGCCGTATCCATAGGCGGTATGGCTGTTCTGGGTGCTATTACCCTGATTTTCTTCTACTTGGCTTATGTTGTGCTGCCGATGTTCCAAGGTGCCAGCCTGGATAGAGGGGAAGCAGTCGATGCACCATGGCTGAAGAACTCAGGTGCACCGTTGCTCATGACACTTGAAGAGCAGAACCAAGTGGCAATGCGTGTGGATGAAAACGGCAAGGTTGAGTTTTTCAATGCCGAGAGCATGCAGCTGCTCAAAACGGTCGAGCTGCCGGTCCCTGATCAAGTTTCCATTACCTCGGTTGGCAAGGATCAGCCGGGCAGTAATCGTGTTGCCGTAGGCCTGTCTAATGGGCAGGTGCTGGTGCTTGAACACGAGTACAAAATCACCTATCCCAATGATGTAAAGACGATTAGTCCGAGCATCTCATACCCCTTTGGTGAGACACCTATCGCCCTTGATCCTAAGGGCCGCGCGTTGGATCACGTAGCGCTGAACCTCAATGGCGGCACCTTGATGCTGGCAGGCTCTGTTGGCGCCGAGTTAGAGGTGGTGACGCTTGGGCGTGAAGAAAACCTGATGACAGGTGAGGTCACCCTAAGTGAAGAGCGTGTTTCCCTGCCGCAACTGGCTGAGCCGATTAAAGAGCTGATCATTGATCCACGCCAGATGTGGGTGTACGTGATCAATGGTCGTGCGACGGCTGACGTCTTTGATATGCGCAGCAAGAGCCTGAACGGCCGCTATAAGTTATTGAACGACGGTCAGACAGAGGTGACTCACGTTACGTCCTTGCTGGGTGGTATTTCGCTCATGGTTGGTGACAGCCGCGGCGGTATCCAGCAATGGTTTATGGTGCGCGATGAAGATGGCAAATCTTCCCTTAAGCTGATTCGCAGCTTTGAGATGGCCGGCAGCCCAATCGTGCAAATTCTGCCTGAGGAGCGTCGCAAAGGCTTTATGGCGCTGGACGCCAAGGGCAATTTAGGCCTGTTCCACAGCACGGCACACCGTACCCTGCTGGTCGAGCCAGTCGCAGATGCTCAGGCGCTGGCAGGGCTGTCCCCACGTGCGAACATGATGCTGGTCGAAAGCGCGGGCACGTTGCGCAGTATCACCATTGATAACCCGCACCCTGAGATCTCGTGGTCTTCGCTGTGGGGCAAAGTCTGGTACGAAAACTACGACGAGCCTGCCTACGTTTGGCAGTCGACTTCGGCCAGTACCGACAGCGAGCCTAAGCTGAGTCTTGCACCGTTGGCATTCGGCACGCTCAAAGCCGCGTTCTACGCCATGCTGCTGGCTGCACCGCTGGCCATCGCCGCTGCGATTTATACGGCTTACTTCATGGCCCCCGCCATGCGTCGCAAGGTCAAGCCGGTGATTGAGCTGATGGAGGCACTGCCGACCGTTATTCTCGGCTTCTTTGCCGGTTTGTTCCTGGCGCCATACGTAGAAGGTCATTTGCCGGGCATCTTCAGCCTGCTGATCTTCACGCCTTTCGGCATCCTGCTGACGGGCTATATCTGGAGCCGCCTGCCTGAGCGTATTCGCTTGAGTGTGCCGGATGGCTGGGAATCGGCTCTGCTCATCCCGGTGATCTTGCTGGTCGGCTATATCTCTCTGTCCATGAGCGGCCACCTGGAAAACTGGTTGTTCGACGGCAACATGCGTCTGTGGCTGAGCAATGATCTGGGCATCGCCTTCGACCAGCGCAACGCCTTGGTGGTCGGTTTGGCGATGGGTTTTGCGGTCATCCCGAATATCTATTCGATTGCTGAAGATGCTGTATTCAGTGTGCCGAAGAGCCTGACTTTTGGTTCGCTGGCGCTGGGCGCTACGCCTTGGCAGACCTTGATTCGTGTGGTGATTCTGACTGCCAGTCCGGGCATCTTCTCGGCGGTGATGATCGGCATGGGCCGCGCTGTAGGTGAAACCATGATCGTGCTCATGGCCACGGGTAACACCGCCATTATGGACATGAACATCTTCGAGGGCCTGCGCACCCTGGCTGCCAACGTGGCGGTGGAGATGCCGGAGTCCGAGGTGGGTGGAACGCACTACCGCGTGTTGTTCCTGTCGGCACTGGTGTTGCTGACCTTCACCTTTGTCATGAACACACTGGCCGAGCTTGTACGTCAGCGTCTGCGCGTCAAGTACGCCTCGCTCTAA